The following are encoded together in the Myxocyprinus asiaticus isolate MX2 ecotype Aquarium Trade chromosome 7, UBuf_Myxa_2, whole genome shotgun sequence genome:
- the tspan34a gene encoding tetraspanin 34a yields the protein MCCKGFLKTMMFIFNGVIFLAGAAILAVGIWVSVDRLSLLGFLENIEDAPPELAQLANIGYVLIGVGTFLALVGFLGCCGAIQESRCMLLSFFIIVLIIFIVEVAAAVVLFVFQPVAQKLLQELGQQVAKSIRDNYGKDDSFTGVWNSTMNELECCGYNNYTDFMGSPFVSTSSLYPETCCTGNITHCDENAADMSNAVGCFNALVSLVEENAILLAGVAIGIAALEIAAMIVSMVLYKNVGK from the exons ATGTGCTGCAAAGGTTTTCTCAAAACTATGATGTTCATCTTCAACGGTGTCATCTTT TTGGCAGGTGCTGCGATATTGGCAGTAGGAATCTGGGTGAGTGTCGACCGATTGTCCCTTCTGGGATTTTTAGAGAATATTGAAGATGCGCCTCCTGAGCTGGCACAGCTGGCCAACATCGGCTACGTGTTGATCGGAGTGGGCACGTTCCTGGCTCTCGTGGGTTTCCTGGGATGTTGTGGAGCGATTCAGGAGAGCAGGTGTATGCTCCTCTCT TTCTTCATCATCGTGCTCATCATTTTCATCGTCGAGGTGGCAGCAGCTGTAGTACTCTTCGTCTTTCAGCCAGTG GCTCAGAAATTACTGCAGGAACTTGGACAGCAAGTTGCTAAAAGCATCAGGGATAATTATGGAAAAGATGACAGTTTCACTGGAGTCTGGAATAGCACTATGAATGAG CTGGAATGCTGTGGATATAACAACTACACTGATTTCATGGGCTCTCCGTTTGTTAGTACATCATCACTATATCCAGAGACATGCTGCACAGGGAATATTACACACTGTGATGAAAATGCAGCGGACATGTCG AACGCAGTGGGCTGTTTCAATGCTTTAGTGAGTCTGGTTGAGGAAAATGCTATTTTGCTGGCAGGCGTGGCCATTGGAATTGCCGCTTTAGAG ATTGCAGCAATGATTGTTTCTATGGTCCTCTACAAGAATGTAGGAAAATGA